In Dromiciops gliroides isolate mDroGli1 chromosome 5, mDroGli1.pri, whole genome shotgun sequence, the following are encoded in one genomic region:
- the LOC122728518 gene encoding olfactory receptor 6C2-like, producing MQNHSGITLFILRGLTDDPQLQILLFIFLFFTYMLSITGNLTIMTLTLTDPHLKTPMYFFLRNFSFLELSFTTACIPRFLYSMSTGDNTITYNGCATQIFFVILFGATEFFLLAAMSYDRYVAICKPLHYTTIMNSKVCNQLLLGSWLSGLMIILPPLSLGLQLEFCDSNVIDHFGCDASPMLEITCSDTEFIEKMILAFAVLTLIITLVLVVLSYGYIIKTILRFPSAQQRQKAFSTCSSHMIVVSISYGSCIFIYIKPSVKEGVALNKVVSVLTTSVAPVMNPFIYTLRNKQVIQAFKDSVKRIVFLSKQ from the coding sequence ATGCAAAACCATTCAGGTATAACATTATTCATTCTCCGAGGACTGACAGATGACCCACAGCTGCAGATTctgctttttatctttcttttttttacctatATGTTGAGTATAACTGGGAACTTGACCATCATGACCCTCACTTTGACCGATCCCCACTTGAAAACTCCCATGTATTTTTTCCTccgaaatttttctttcttagaatTGTCCTTTACAACTGCTTGTATTCCCAGATTCCTGTACAGCATGTCCACTGGAGACAATACCATTACTTATAATGGATGTGCCACCCAAATATTTTTTGTCATCCTCTTTGGGGCAACAGAATTTTTCCTCCTAGCTGCTATGTCCTATGACCGCTATGTGGCCATCTGCAAACCTCTGCATTATACAACTATCATGAATAGCAAAGTTTGTAACCAACTCCTTTTGGGTTCCTGGCTGTCTGGGCTGATGATCATCCTCCCACCACTTAGCCTGGGCCTCCAGTTGGAATTCTGTGACTCCAATGTCATTGATCATTTTGGCTGTGATGCATCACCAATGCTAGAGATCACATGCTCTGATACAGAATTCATAGAAAAGATGATTTTAGCTTTTGCTGTGTTGACACTTATCATCACTTTAGTGTTAGTAGTTCTTTCCTATGGATATATCATCAAGACTATCCTAAGATTCCCCTCTGCCCAGCAGAGGCAAAAGGCCTTTTCCACTTGTTCCTCCCACATGATTGTTGTCTCCATCTCTTATGGCAGCTGCATCTTCATCTACATCAAACCTTCTGTAAAGGAAGGGGTGGCTTTAAACAAGGTGGTGTCAGTGCTCACCACCTCAGTAGCCCCTGTGATGAACCCCTTTATATATACCCTGAGGAACAAGCAAGTAATACAAGCCTTTAAAGACTCGGTCAAAAGGATTGTATTTCTTTCAAAGCAATAG
- the LOC122729240 gene encoding olfactory receptor 6C2-like — MRNHTEITLFILRGLTDDPWLKVLIFIFLFFTYILSIVGNLIIIILTLMDAQLKTPMYFFLRNFSFLEVAFTTAYIPRYLYSLSTGDNTITYNACVAQIFFVIILGSTEFFLLATMSYDRYVAICKPLHYTTIMNSKVCNQLLLSSWLAGLIIILPPISLGLQLEFCDSNVIDHFGCDAFPILKIACSDTQFIEKMVLSFAVLTLIITLFLVFLSYACIIRTVLRFPSAQQRKKAFSTCSSHMIVVSITYGSCIFIYIKPSAKEGVALNKVVSVLTTSVAPVMNPLIYALRNKQVIQACKDSAKKIFFLSKQ, encoded by the coding sequence ATGAGAAACCATACAGAGATAACATTATTTATCCTTAGAGGACTAACAGATGATCCATGGCTAAAGGTTttgattttcatctttctctttttcacatatattttgagCATAGTTGGGaacctcatcatcatcatcctcacctTGATGGATGCCCAACTGAAGACGCCCATGTACTTTTTCCTCCGAAACTTTTCCTTTTTAGAAGTGGCATTCACAACTGCTTATATTCCCAGATATCTCTACAGCTTGTCAACTGGAGACAATACCATTACCTATAATGCTTGTGTGGCCCAaatattttttgtcattattCTTGGGTCAACAGAATTTTTTCTTCTGGCCACCATGTCCTATGATCGATATGTGGCCATCTGCAAACCTCTGCACTACACAACCATCATGAACAGCAAAGTCTGTAACCAGCTCCTCCTGAGTTCTTGGCTGGCTGGGTTAATAATCATCCTCCCACCAATTAGTCTGGGCCTCCAGTTGGAATTCTGTGACTCCAATGTTATCGATCATTTTGGTTGTGATGCTTTTCCTATATTAAAGATTGCATGCTCAGACACACAGTTCATTGAGAAAATGGTTTTGAGCTTTGCTGTGTTGACACTCATTATCACCTTATTCTTAGTGTTTTTGTCCTATGCATGCATTATCAGGACAGTTCTCAGATTCCCCTCAGCTCAGCAAAGGAAAAAGGCCTTTTCCACTTGTTCCTCCCACATGATTGTTGTCTCCATCACCTATGGCAGCTGCATCTTCATCTACATCAAACCTTCTGCAAAAGAAGGAGTGGCTTTGAATAAAGTGGTGTCAGTGCTCACAACTTCAGTTGCCCCTGTAATGAATCCCTTAATTTATGCCCTAAGAAACAAGCAAGTGATACAAGCTTGTAAGGATTCAGCcaaaaaaattttcttcctctcaaaaCAGTAA